The proteins below come from a single Minwuia thermotolerans genomic window:
- a CDS encoding CaiB/BaiF CoA transferase family protein encodes MSTDPRAFDGVNVLDFTQGIAGPHATMLLAQHGANVIKVEPPEGDWGRGLGAVYGDQCAHSIAFNRGKRSLAMDMKNPDAQGVARRIAEKADVIVEAFRPGVMAKFGLGYEQVREFNPDVIYLSVTGFGQQGPYSNRPVTDAVIQAYSGLMTVNRDKDGLPQRLNMIPVDVITGLYGFQALSTALMRKFRFGGGCYIDNNLMQSAAAFQAAKIMEFHLEKGPSQPLYVPVGTMETTDGFINITAMREAHYRTLCDVMGKPEWKDDPRFDSREKRLENEAVLMPMIREVFATRSTADWAAALTEAGLMNAPVQTYGDLMANEHVRAVEAIAWVEHAQTGTVPMPHIPGQPRIDGPGPFTRAPAIGEHGAAILGEWGYSDAEIAGFRASGAVAGGESAVAAE; translated from the coding sequence ATGTCCACCGACCCCCGCGCCTTCGACGGCGTCAACGTGCTCGACTTCACCCAGGGCATCGCCGGCCCGCACGCCACCATGCTGCTGGCCCAGCACGGCGCCAACGTGATCAAGGTGGAGCCGCCGGAGGGCGACTGGGGACGCGGGCTCGGCGCGGTCTATGGCGACCAGTGCGCCCATTCCATCGCCTTCAACCGCGGCAAGCGCTCGCTGGCCATGGACATGAAGAACCCGGACGCTCAAGGCGTCGCGCGCCGCATCGCCGAGAAGGCCGACGTCATCGTGGAGGCCTTCCGCCCCGGCGTGATGGCGAAATTCGGCCTCGGCTACGAGCAGGTGCGCGAATTCAACCCCGACGTCATCTACCTCTCGGTGACCGGCTTCGGCCAGCAGGGCCCCTATTCGAACCGGCCCGTGACCGACGCCGTGATCCAGGCCTATTCGGGGCTGATGACCGTCAACCGCGACAAGGACGGCCTGCCCCAGCGGCTCAACATGATCCCCGTCGACGTCATCACCGGCCTCTACGGCTTCCAGGCGCTGTCCACGGCGCTGATGCGCAAGTTCCGCTTCGGCGGGGGCTGTTACATCGACAACAACCTGATGCAGTCGGCCGCCGCCTTCCAGGCCGCCAAGATCATGGAGTTCCATCTGGAGAAGGGGCCGAGCCAGCCGCTCTACGTGCCCGTCGGCACCATGGAGACCACCGACGGCTTCATCAACATCACGGCGATGCGGGAGGCGCACTACCGCACCCTCTGCGACGTCATGGGCAAGCCGGAATGGAAGGACGACCCGCGCTTCGACAGCCGCGAGAAGCGCCTGGAGAACGAGGCCGTGCTGATGCCCATGATCCGGGAGGTCTTCGCCACCCGCTCCACCGCCGACTGGGCCGCGGCGCTGACCGAGGCCGGGCTGATGAACGCGCCCGTCCAGACCTATGGCGACCTGATGGCGAACGAGCACGTCAGGGCGGTCGAGGCCATCGCCTGGGTCGAGCACGCCCAGACCGGGACCGTGCCCATGCCGCACATTCCCGGCCAGCCGCGCATCGACGGCCCCGGCCCGTTCACCCGCGCGCCCGCCATCGGCGAGCACGGCGCGGCGATCCTGGGCGAATGGGGCTACTCGGACGCCGAGATCGCCGGCTTCCGGGCCAGCGGCGCGGTTGCGGGCGGGGAGTCAGCGGTCGCGGCGGAGTAG
- a CDS encoding SDR family NAD(P)-dependent oxidoreductase: MTAKHIIDMSGKVVVITGGSRGLGREMALGFAEAGADLVIASRKLENCEAVADEIRALGRKALPLGVHVADWEDCDRLADAAYDEFGKVDVLINNAGMSPIYDRPVGITETLYDKVLDLNLKGPFRLMANIGERMIADGGGAIVNISSVAAIRPKKNIITYAAAKAGLNAMTEAMADALGPTVRVNCIMPGPFLTDISKAWDMEAFEARARSSIALQRGGKPDEIVGAALYLASEHAGYTTGAIIRIDGGSH; encoded by the coding sequence ATGACCGCGAAACACATCATCGACATGTCCGGCAAGGTGGTGGTGATCACCGGCGGCAGCCGCGGGCTGGGCCGCGAGATGGCGCTGGGCTTCGCCGAGGCGGGGGCCGACCTGGTCATCGCCAGCCGCAAGCTGGAGAACTGCGAGGCCGTGGCCGACGAGATCCGCGCGCTGGGCCGGAAGGCGCTTCCGCTTGGCGTCCATGTCGCCGACTGGGAGGACTGCGACCGTCTCGCCGACGCCGCTTATGACGAATTCGGCAAGGTCGACGTGCTGATCAACAATGCCGGCATGTCGCCGATCTACGACCGCCCCGTCGGCATCACCGAGACGCTCTACGACAAGGTCCTCGATCTCAACCTGAAGGGGCCGTTCCGCCTGATGGCCAATATCGGCGAGCGCATGATCGCGGACGGCGGCGGCGCAATCGTCAATATCTCCTCGGTGGCCGCGATCCGGCCGAAGAAGAACATCATCACCTACGCCGCGGCCAAGGCGGGGCTGAACGCCATGACCGAGGCCATGGCCGACGCGCTGGGCCCGACCGTGCGGGTCAACTGCATCATGCCCGGCCCGTTCCTGACCGACATCTCGAAAGCCTGGGACATGGAAGCCTTCGAGGCGCGCGCGCGCAGCTCCATCGCGCTGCAGCGCGGCGGCAAGCCCGACGAGATCGTCGGCGCCGCGCTCTATCTCGCCTCCGAGCACGCCGGCTACACCACCGGCGCGATCATCCGTATCGACGGCGGCAGCCACTAG
- a CDS encoding aminopeptidase P family protein — translation MTKQRIGRLRAELAAQQINGFIVPRNDEHFGEWVPASAERLAWLTGFTGSAGFAIVLDDRAAVFVDGRYTLQVRDQVDLDLFEPRHITEEPAGDWLREALKAGDRLGYDPWLHTEEGLKRLAKAADAAGAALVPVDRNPVDAIWTERPAAPMAPVVPHEDRFAGRPSAEKRAEIAAELAGKGVDAAVLTLPESFAWLLNIRGGDVPRTPLPLGFAILHADAAVDLYMAPEKLSDATIAHLGGEVRRHAPGDFLDGLDRLADRTVLVDKATAVAAVTERLAAAGAKLVRGSDPTALPKARKNEAEIAGARAAHVRDGAAVTKFLAWLDAQAPGTVDEMTAAEKLEGYRREDNLMRDLSFDTISGSGPNGAIVHYRVTEETNRTLGAGELFLVDSGAQYLDGTTDITRTVAIGEPSAEMRERFTRVLKGHIALATARFPKGTTGSQLDTLARLPLWQAGLDFDHGTGHGVGSYLSVHEGPQRISKLPNAVPLEPGMIVSNEPGYYRTGEYGIRIENLVTVVAVETPGGERETLGFETLTHAPIDRRLIDADLLTAAERDWLNAYHAGVRERLGALDADTAHWLTEATRPI, via the coding sequence ATGACGAAGCAACGGATCGGCCGGCTGCGGGCGGAACTGGCGGCGCAGCAGATCAACGGCTTCATCGTTCCGCGCAATGACGAGCATTTCGGCGAATGGGTGCCGGCCTCGGCCGAGCGCCTGGCCTGGCTGACCGGCTTCACCGGTTCCGCGGGTTTCGCCATCGTGCTGGACGACCGCGCCGCCGTTTTCGTCGATGGCCGCTATACCCTGCAGGTGCGCGACCAGGTCGACCTGGACCTCTTCGAGCCGCGCCACATCACCGAGGAGCCCGCGGGCGACTGGCTGCGGGAAGCGCTGAAGGCCGGGGACCGGCTGGGCTACGACCCCTGGCTGCACACGGAGGAAGGGCTGAAGCGCCTGGCGAAGGCCGCCGATGCCGCCGGGGCCGCGCTGGTTCCCGTGGACCGCAATCCGGTGGACGCCATCTGGACCGAACGCCCCGCCGCGCCCATGGCGCCGGTCGTGCCCCACGAAGACAGGTTCGCCGGCAGGCCGTCGGCCGAGAAGCGCGCGGAGATCGCCGCGGAACTGGCCGGGAAGGGCGTCGACGCCGCCGTGCTGACACTGCCGGAGTCCTTCGCCTGGCTGCTCAACATCCGCGGCGGCGACGTCCCCCGTACGCCGCTGCCGCTCGGTTTCGCCATTCTGCACGCCGACGCGGCGGTCGATCTCTACATGGCGCCGGAGAAGCTGTCGGACGCGACCATCGCGCATCTGGGCGGGGAGGTGCGCCGTCATGCGCCGGGCGACTTCCTGGACGGGCTCGATCGGCTGGCGGACAGGACCGTGCTGGTGGACAAGGCCACCGCCGTCGCCGCCGTCACCGAGCGCCTCGCCGCCGCGGGCGCGAAACTGGTCCGGGGGAGCGATCCCACCGCGCTGCCCAAGGCGCGCAAGAACGAAGCCGAGATCGCCGGCGCCCGCGCCGCCCATGTCCGCGACGGCGCGGCGGTGACGAAGTTCCTCGCCTGGCTGGACGCGCAGGCGCCGGGCACGGTCGACGAGATGACCGCGGCGGAGAAGCTGGAGGGCTACCGCCGCGAGGACAACCTGATGCGCGACCTGTCCTTCGATACCATTTCCGGCTCCGGCCCCAACGGCGCCATCGTCCACTACCGGGTGACCGAGGAGACCAACCGCACGCTGGGGGCGGGCGAGCTCTTCCTGGTCGATTCCGGCGCGCAGTATCTCGACGGCACCACCGACATCACCCGCACCGTCGCCATCGGCGAGCCCAGCGCCGAGATGCGGGAGCGCTTCACCCGTGTGCTCAAGGGCCATATCGCGCTGGCCACGGCGCGCTTCCCGAAGGGCACGACCGGCAGCCAGCTCGACACCCTGGCGCGCCTGCCGCTGTGGCAGGCGGGACTGGACTTCGACCACGGCACCGGCCACGGCGTCGGCAGCTATCTGTCGGTCCACGAGGGGCCGCAGCGCATCTCCAAGCTGCCGAACGCTGTCCCGCTCGAGCCCGGCATGATCGTCTCCAACGAGCCCGGCTACTACCGCACCGGCGAATACGGCATCCGCATCGAGAACCTGGTCACGGTGGTCGCGGTGGAGACGCCGGGCGGCGAGCGCGAGACCCTGGGCTTCGAGACCCTGACCCATGCGCCCATCGACCGCCGCCTGATCGACGCCGACCTGCTGACCGCGGCGGAGCGCGACTGGCTCAACGCCTATCACGCCGGGGTGCGCGAAAGGCTCGGCGCCCTCGATGCCGACACCGCCCACTGGCTGACCGAGGCGACGCGGCCGATCTGA